A window of Prolixibacter sp. SD074 contains these coding sequences:
- a CDS encoding permease, with product MNELWQLLNEMAIYLLIGFLFGGILHVLIPKERVSRYLGRKNTLSVMNATLLGIPLPLCSCGVVPAGISFYRNGASKGATTSFLISAPQTAVDPMLVTYSLLGLPMALIYLIL from the coding sequence ATGAATGAACTTTGGCAATTACTCAATGAAATGGCCATTTATCTGCTCATTGGGTTTCTTTTTGGCGGCATTCTTCATGTTCTTATTCCAAAGGAACGCGTTAGCCGATATCTTGGGAGAAAGAATACGTTATCGGTAATGAATGCAACCTTATTGGGAATTCCTTTGCCACTTTGTTCCTGCGGTGTGGTTCCTGCCGGAATTTCATTTTACCGTAACGGTGCCTCGAAAGGTGCAACCACGTCGTTCCTTATTTCGGCACCTCAAACGGCTGTCGACCCAATGTTGGTAACCTATTCTTTGTTAGGATTACCGATGGCACTTATTTATCTTATTTTGTAG
- a CDS encoding mechanosensitive ion channel family protein, with protein MENLNNYTPAAWVLIQSWGLRLVYAVIILIIGLWIIKRLDKLIRKTMTKREFDPSLSSFLISLLDISLKVLLVITVASMLGIQMTSFIAILAAAGLAVGLALSGTLQNFAGSVIILIFKPFKVGDFIEAQGHMGTVKEIQIFNTILNTPDNKRVIIPNGGLATGSMTNYSALPTRRVDMKFGIGYSDDIDKARDILKRLLEEDERVLKDPAPFVAVHELGDSSVNFVVRPWVEAANYWGVYFDLTEKVKKSFDVEGISIPFPQRDVHLFNEK; from the coding sequence ATGGAAAACCTGAACAACTACACCCCTGCAGCGTGGGTGCTTATCCAATCATGGGGACTTAGACTGGTTTATGCTGTCATTATTCTGATTATCGGACTTTGGATCATCAAAAGATTAGACAAGTTGATACGAAAAACCATGACGAAGAGGGAGTTTGATCCTTCTCTGTCATCCTTTCTAATCAGCTTACTTGATATTTCCTTAAAAGTTCTTCTAGTTATTACCGTTGCAAGTATGCTGGGTATCCAGATGACTTCCTTTATTGCCATTCTGGCTGCTGCAGGCCTTGCCGTTGGTTTGGCCCTGTCGGGAACATTGCAAAACTTTGCCGGTAGTGTCATCATCCTCATTTTTAAACCATTTAAAGTCGGCGATTTCATCGAGGCCCAGGGACATATGGGAACGGTAAAAGAGATTCAGATATTCAATACAATTCTGAACACTCCCGACAACAAACGGGTGATTATTCCCAACGGAGGCCTGGCAACCGGCAGTATGACCAATTATTCGGCTTTGCCAACCCGCCGTGTCGATATGAAATTTGGAATTGGTTATTCGGATGACATCGACAAAGCCCGCGATATCCTGAAAAGGTTACTGGAAGAAGACGAGCGGGTACTCAAAGATCCGGCTCCTTTTGTAGCAGTACATGAATTGGGCGATAGTTCCGTGAATTTTGTCGTCAGGCCCTGGGTAGAAGCTGCAAATTACTGGGGAGTATATTTTGATTTGACCGAAAAAGTTAAAAAATCATTTGATGTAGAAGGTATTTCCATTCCATTTCCACAAAGGGATGTACACCTTTTCAATGAAAAATAA
- a CDS encoding DUF3078 domain-containing protein, whose translation MLKKLSFLIVILTETFALHAQTPSDTTKYWSINGNGSLNFSQVTLTNWAEGGDGSVSGTFLFNINANKKKNNHAWDNSFNMQYGFVKNNNENLRKSVDKLSFSSKYGYKIDGKWYLSALYDFRTQLAKGYNYPNKTTYISNFMAPGYMNFALGFDYKPNKSISALISPVSTKFTFLVDDSLSMAGAFGVNPGDKFRAEFGAYAKFSYTQTDLLKNVDLETKLDLFSNYLDKPQNIDVNWDIRFNMQINKFLAANFGATLKYDDNIKYVDSSGVEHGPRVQLKQFLGIGLTYNF comes from the coding sequence ATGCTAAAAAAATTATCTTTCCTCATTGTCATCTTAACGGAAACGTTTGCGCTTCATGCGCAAACGCCGTCTGACACAACAAAATATTGGAGCATCAACGGAAACGGTTCGCTCAATTTTTCACAGGTTACGCTGACCAATTGGGCTGAAGGCGGAGACGGTTCGGTTTCAGGAACCTTTCTTTTTAACATCAATGCCAATAAAAAGAAGAACAATCATGCCTGGGACAATTCCTTTAATATGCAGTACGGCTTTGTTAAAAACAACAACGAGAACCTGCGCAAAAGCGTCGATAAATTAAGCTTTTCTTCCAAGTATGGCTATAAAATCGACGGCAAATGGTACCTGTCAGCCCTGTACGATTTCAGAACCCAATTGGCCAAGGGATATAATTACCCAAACAAGACTACTTACATTTCCAACTTCATGGCTCCAGGTTACATGAATTTTGCTCTGGGTTTTGATTACAAGCCCAACAAGAGTATTTCAGCATTAATTTCACCAGTTAGTACAAAATTCACATTTCTAGTGGATGATTCACTGTCAATGGCCGGGGCATTTGGCGTCAATCCGGGTGACAAATTCAGGGCCGAATTTGGTGCCTATGCCAAATTTTCCTACACCCAGACCGATTTACTGAAGAATGTTGATTTGGAAACGAAACTCGACCTCTTCTCCAATTATCTGGATAAACCACAAAACATTGATGTAAACTGGGATATTCGTTTTAATATGCAAATCAATAAATTCCTGGCAGCCAACTTTGGTGCCACATTAAAATATGACGATAACATCAAATATGTCGATTCCAGCGGAGTGGAACATGGCCCCAGAGTTCAGTTAAAACAGTTCCTCGGTATCGGTTTGACCTACAATTTTTAA